In one Stenotrophomonas maltophilia genomic region, the following are encoded:
- a CDS encoding PH domain-containing protein, with translation MSQPPPLPPPLPRGGDEQRLHPWSWLFVLLMQLRHYFLPLVALLVFGQRGDRDPLWAQLMPLLAIAALVVVSVLQYLSYRYRIGSDAITVRSGLLARNRREIPFARIHNVEVRQNPLHRLFGVAELRLESAGGVRPEAEMRVLRLDQALALEQLVKQRGKAPGNAPAATADPTDEVLLRMSTAEVIRLGLLSNRGWVLFAAAIGALLQVIPRRSLDGVISSGGREAFGYASQLHEGLAGLLILAALVLVAGWLLMRLLSVVLALLRYAGFTLTEQEHRLTVAAGLLSRTRSSVARRRIQAWTLREGTLQRWFGRRQLQIDSAAGGPTREEDRALRELAPLAPAADCDHLVQHLLPQLQWPPAHWQPVPQRGWWRLCLGSVLLVPLLAAAMYWRWGTPGLLVLGWLPVALWVAHRQMARMGWHLDDRYVAVRGGWWRRWWRWAELDKLQGLRLQRSPLDRLLGTASLQLDTAGAHGDVALALHYLPHAQARALMAQLAAALPRRKLRW, from the coding sequence GTGAGCCAGCCACCGCCCCTGCCGCCCCCGCTGCCACGCGGCGGCGACGAACAGCGCCTGCACCCCTGGTCATGGCTGTTCGTGCTGCTGATGCAGCTGCGGCATTACTTCCTGCCACTGGTCGCGCTGCTGGTGTTCGGCCAGCGCGGCGACCGCGACCCGCTGTGGGCGCAGCTGATGCCGCTGCTGGCCATCGCCGCGCTGGTGGTGGTCTCGGTGCTGCAGTACCTGAGCTACCGCTACCGCATCGGCAGTGATGCGATCACCGTGCGCAGCGGGCTGCTTGCGCGCAACCGCCGGGAAATTCCCTTCGCCCGCATCCACAACGTGGAAGTGCGGCAGAACCCGTTGCACCGGCTGTTCGGCGTGGCCGAGCTGCGCCTGGAGTCGGCCGGCGGCGTGCGCCCGGAGGCAGAGATGCGGGTGCTGCGGTTGGACCAGGCATTGGCACTTGAGCAGCTGGTGAAGCAGCGCGGAAAGGCGCCTGGCAACGCACCGGCTGCCACCGCCGACCCGACCGATGAAGTGCTGCTGCGTATGTCCACCGCCGAAGTGATCCGGCTTGGCCTGCTGTCCAACCGCGGCTGGGTGCTGTTCGCCGCCGCCATCGGTGCGCTGCTGCAGGTGATCCCGCGCCGTTCGCTGGACGGCGTGATCTCCAGCGGAGGACGCGAGGCGTTCGGCTACGCCAGCCAGCTGCACGAGGGCCTTGCCGGCCTGCTGATCCTGGCCGCGCTGGTGCTGGTCGCAGGCTGGCTGCTGATGCGCCTGCTGTCGGTGGTGCTGGCCCTGCTGCGCTATGCCGGCTTCACCCTGACCGAGCAGGAACACCGGCTGACGGTCGCGGCAGGCCTGCTCAGCCGCACGCGCAGCAGCGTGGCGCGCCGGCGCATCCAGGCCTGGACCCTGCGTGAAGGCACCCTGCAACGCTGGTTCGGGCGGCGCCAGCTGCAGATTGACAGCGCTGCCGGCGGCCCCACCCGCGAGGAAGATCGGGCGCTGCGCGAACTCGCGCCGCTGGCACCGGCCGCCGACTGCGATCATCTGGTGCAGCACCTGCTGCCTCAGCTGCAGTGGCCGCCCGCGCACTGGCAGCCGGTGCCGCAGCGCGGCTGGTGGCGGTTGTGCCTGGGCAGCGTACTGCTGGTGCCGTTGCTGGCCGCCGCGATGTACTGGCGCTGGGGAACACCCGGCCTGCTGGTGCTGGGCTGGCTGCCGGTCGCGCTGTGGGTCGCCCATCGGCAGATGGCGCGCATGGGCTGGCATCTGGATGATCGCTACGTCGCGGTGCGCGGCGGATGGTGGAGGCGCTGGTGGCGCTGGGCGGAACTGGACAAGCTGCAGGGCCTGCGCCTGCAGCGCTCACCGCTGGACAGGCTGCTGGGCACGGCCAGCCTGCAGTTGGACACCGCAGGCGCGCATGGTGATGTGGCCCTGGCGCTGCATTACCTGCCGCACGCACAGGCACGGGCGCTGATGGCGCAGCTGGCCGCCGCGCTGCC
- a CDS encoding PH domain-containing protein translates to MTDQPLPAVPINDWQPLPARAARLAALEGAFGGLFVPGAPLAAAWWFFDLPAGLWGAASGLLVGALFGAWLGHRRLTRTRWRLDAQGLGLRRDLMWQTETQVPVSRVQHLDLRRGPLERRAGLATLIVHTAGTRLSAVTVSGLDDADAERLRDTLAHQLDQDADAL, encoded by the coding sequence GTGACCGACCAGCCTCTTCCTGCTGTGCCCATCAACGACTGGCAGCCGCTGCCGGCCCGCGCCGCACGCCTGGCTGCGCTGGAAGGCGCATTCGGTGGACTGTTCGTGCCAGGCGCACCGCTGGCAGCCGCGTGGTGGTTCTTCGATCTGCCTGCCGGGCTGTGGGGTGCAGCGTCGGGCCTGCTGGTCGGCGCCCTGTTCGGCGCGTGGCTGGGCCATCGCCGCCTGACCCGCACACGCTGGCGCCTGGACGCACAGGGCCTGGGCCTGCGCAGGGACCTGATGTGGCAGACCGAAACGCAGGTACCGGTCTCGCGCGTGCAGCACCTGGATCTGCGCCGTGGTCCGCTGGAGCGGCGTGCCGGCCTGGCGACGCTGATCGTGCACACCGCAGGCACCCGCCTCAGTGCCGTGACTGTCAGCGGCCTGGATGATGCCGACGCCGAACGCCTGCGCGACACCCTGGCCCACCAGCTCGACCAGGACGCCGACGCCCTGTGA